The stretch of DNA AGGCTAACTCTGTTCTCCAAACTTTCCTATGCAGCCGCAATTAGTCATTCAGAACGcgccattggcaaaatagtGTTAAGAGGAATAATaccgcattggcaaaatattggCTGCCTTTCTTATTATTAGACTATGTCATTTTTCCAATGACTTGTTTTGATTGCCTAATTGATGCTGCGCAAATgcaaaactttgaaaattcaagaaaatttgaacagatttagagaaaatagagcgggattcgaacccggacCAGTGTATATATCctctaaatataaatataaaatacgtTCTTGCAAACTGGCTGTAAGTTTTCAATTCATATAGCATTCAACGTATCGTATCTcaaccttaccctaaccctttCATCTCTCTAAGTGTAAAACGGACCCTTAAACTAACCCTAActccctgggcccggttttacaTACAGGGATTAAGCCTCTAATTTGGGTTAGTTGCCCAATTCGAATAAAAATTTTTAGGTTAATTTTCGATGCCCATTTCAAAAATGCAAATTAAGATATTTATCATATATCACCTacacatttttagatttaggGCCTATTGAAAATCTCATTGGAGAAAGAATTGCAAAGAAAATACGGAACGATCAATTATACAATTTCATTGTACAACCAAAAAATCCTACGATATTTATGAATGAAACCTTGTTCATGTTATAGGACTAATGCATTATGGGCAACTAATTCAGAATTATCtgagataatttgaattggTTAATTTTTCGCTAATTTGCGTTAGTGAAACAGATTTAATCATCAAATGATCTATGCCTAATTCGAAGAATTTTTGATTATCACCTTCGAATTCGAAGTTAACTGGCGTTCGTGAAACGACCACCGGTATTCAGACTAACTATAGATACCATATAGCCTATGCTATTATGATATATCTAactgaaatatttatcatcatctatatatattattttaagtATCGCTACTTTTCAGCTGCACCAAAATATACGGCCCCGTGACTTGACTTGGATGTCATTTGGGGCAGAGCCCTGTGAATATCAATGCCTGAGGAATAGCCTAATGCATATCGGTTCAATTTTAGTCAAgttacctaggcatatttttaccacaattgcaaaattgtcaccactttgcaaaattgtagctcatgatgagttctatgattggatatataggcctaatcatcatcatcaaatttcgGTGAGGAGCCATAATTTGACTTTATGCTTAGCCCATATAAAGGAtgggtaccggtatatatgtTATCCTATGTGTATGACAACCTCCCTCTCCTGACTTGACGCGATGGAACTGAGCGCAGGAATACCAGCCAATTAGAGACCGAATGATCATAGTACAAATTTTGATTGCTACATTAGTGTCATTTGTATCATGTCACAAATATTTACCGGTAATTTCAAGTAGTTTCAAACGCAAACCAAACGTCCAGCATTGCAGTTGACTGGACTaaagatctagaaacgaaattggtagaattacgtagtgagcggccatctttatatgatgtcgcttacacattgtattcaaaacagaatcagaaagataaaaGTCTTAACGAAATTGCTTttcaactggaaatatatttcgcaattcaaaataatttaaatCTATCCTCAAAATGCTCATGACCATGTGATCCAGTGCAGTTGCCAGTAATCGGAACCGGACaaaagcagggaagcaactgggaggatctcataTCCCGCTAATCAGCCTCAAGCCAGCCTTAAGGGTGGGATGATAGTTAATTTGTCTAATCGTCTCACAGCCAAGCATTCCTATTGTTCATAGAATTGACACATAACATCTTTGATTTAGAGGTAAAGCAGGATAATTTCACCCAGACACTGGAGGATCTGTGTCTAGTTCTGCGAAGTACATCAGCAAATATTAGTCATGTAGTGAATCCTAGTGCCATGAAATGTCTTTTGCCTAGTAAGTATTTACTTTGATCAAAATTTCTCATTATACTGCAATTTTTAGTcctttgaaataaaatatctcTAATTCATAAACTAGATTAGTtgtgtaatttgataattaaagTGTTTTTGACctaatgtttatatttcaatttccttTTCCTGACAGAATAATGGCAAAATGGTTggtatattatataatcttcctatttgtttttcatcaattttctttGCTTCACATTGTCTATGTAAATACTCTACACATATAGGCTTCATCTCAGGGTATTAAGTATTAAGTAATCCACATGATTATGTCTCATTACAATGCAAATGCTTTTTaacccacttgggacttaaatCCTAGCGGGCCTAATTTGTTCacttttcattcattgtttgtaGACAGGCCCCAGTAATTTGTGGAAAATTGAACTGTAATTGATGCTTCAATGGTTTGTTTTGATATTAGGTTAATAGCTACTTTAGATGCATCTGgagccaaaaactggcctgaTCAAATTCCAGATGGCTGGCTGGGAAATCTTGAATATGCTTCAATGAAGTTCCTTgatattttgacaaaaaaaggTCACTTGTGCCCTGAATTCTGagacctgtagcttcctaatggTAGTGATTATGGTTTGCCATTATAATGTGCTGAAATTCGTGCtgggtgagtttcaaggtacaTAATTCGTTTCTGAGTATGATCACCAGGCGAATAACGGAATAATGTggtatttgattattttcagattgtcaagcatttcgcCAGTAGGCGTGGTGTCCTAGTTGTGTGGTTGCACCAAAAGTCTTTTTTCACCTTATTGCAGCGATTtaggaaaacattttatgtgCCTATCTCAGGAAAAGTGATCAGATGGGCTTATACTAGGAATAGCCTGTATCAAACACttttgatatgatatttaattatagtATGATTTCTTGCCAAACCAATGACAGTCACATAGGCGTTATTTTCTTGGAAATTCCATAGGTATCCCCTAATTTTGAGTAGGGTCTTAAatgactaatgtctatttattaattgatgagacctgtttttctgggatattttgcttactttttggggtacatacctcatttatgtcttatcagaatgccaaaaatcgcggacaacaactgaatatccgatatatttccagttctgtaccaattagatggattggcaaaaagactccttaagtccaattgaatgagagagaaaatcctccattttgtcaaatttcttggatttgaacattgttaccatgcctacgccaccctgatttagttgttgagaccccacaagaaaaataacttcatttcgtaggcatggtgacaatgtgaaaattcaagaaatttcacaaaatggaggattttctctctcattcaattggacttaaggagtctttttgccaatccatctaattggtacagaactggaaatatatcggatattcagttgttgtccgcgatttttggcattctgttaagacataaatgaggtatgtaccccaaaaagtaagcaaaatatcccagaaaaacaggtctcatcaattaataaatagacattagagcCTCATTGCCACTTGCTTCTGTATCTGAAGACTTTGAGGTGACCACAATGACCAGTgcaaattgaatatttcactCCTATTTCATCTGTTTTCTGTTTTATATATGTTGCTTCGCTTCATGACTTTTATGCTATTCATGTATGTTATACACTACTATGATCAAAATATGTAGGTGATGTCTCGAGGAATGAGACCCTTGCCTATCTGTTCTATAATGAAGAGCTGGATGGTTTGGTGTTCATACACAACCGTGGTGAACTGGAAAAAAATGTGGTTTTGCTTCTTTCTCACTTCTTTCTTCAACTTTCCTTTACTGAACCAAACTGATTTTCACCCCATTTTATCTTAGATATAGGGCTCTACTCAAGACGTCAGTGTGATGCCCATGAGTTCTTCATTCGTTGGATGAGtaaaattgaagatgaaaattcaaggtaaacaaaatgaatgaagcAACGAGCGAATGAACGAATGCAATTATGTTTATACTTATCAAAAAATTGAGGCTAGATAgatgatgaatataatgtgtgtttattttttcagttcTGATTTTAAACAGATTGTTAAGTTTTCCATGGTTCTCTTCAAACAAAAGGTATTTTAAGTAGCAAAGCTTTTCAAGCaatgattcattcatttttactacacTTAATTTTCACATCAGTAAGccctgtttgaatattttatgacTTTCTCTTTCAGTCATCTGTAGATCCTGTTCTACTGAATCAACACTAACTGATGGATTCACAAACCTCAGTCTATCACTTGGGGTGTGTAGCTGTGTTTTTGGTCCCTTAAACCGctgaatatttctatatgtttccTATAAATAGTTCCTATATGACATTTGAGATTTTCTTTGTATTTCAGAAGGATAAAGGAAAAGGAGTCACAACCCTTGTCTCGTTacttaattcatatttttgtagTGAGGAACTGGATGACTATGAGTGTTCCCAGTGAGTTTGTtatgtttatttcatgtaGTGATCATAAGTACTGATTCCATATTTATAGGTATTATCTTTTAGCTATGATTTCATTTCCATCGTTTTTCATTGAAGTTGCAAATTAAAGGTTGCAAGGAAATCTACTAAACCTTTGAAGGCTCCTGAATGTTTAGCTATTCAAATTAACAGGTAAATACTTAATCTGTCAATTTGCTTAAACTGCTTTTGTGTAACtgaaaacacattttttgagGCACCCTGTAGAATGATATTTTACGCATGGCATACGGTATGAACAGTATCTCTAGAATTGATTGGTGGAGTTATAACTAATAGACTGTCTTGTCCTTTTAAGATTCAGTAAGACATtggaaaaaagaaatgattttGTGAGATTTGATGAAGTTCTTAGCTTCCACAACGAGGTATGCTCATTTACTGAAGATATTCTAGTTTTTTAGGAATACTGCACATAAATAACACTGTCacatatttttcagaattttaaaCTTTGCAGTGTTGTGGTTCATCAAGGCTCTTCTTTGGAAGGAGGACATTATATATCTTTTGTTTGCGATATTGATGGTAAATGGTTTGAAACAAATGACAGTAAGGTACTGTAAATCCATTGATCATTTGCAACCaggaatattttatcatttattgattattcatcAGACACCTGGCAGCTATGTCTTGAACATGAGTCAGATAACTAAGGCGAATCACCATTCTGACGCAGCACCTAATTCTTTAATCTGGTTCATGCCCATTCTGTCACAttatataacaaaaaccaatgcaAAATGTGCAATTACAGGCAAAAGTGACTCAAaagttttattatcataaaataatcGCTGCGGACAAACCCTTTGGAACCACAGGAGCTCTATATGAAAAACAAGCATACATCCTGTATATTTTTGTCATAATATCAAATGAGGACAGAGAAGTTAGTTCCGTTCATTTGCACAATATAACGTAacttaatctttattttaggTATTGAGAGCCAATAAGGATTGGGTCCTATCCCAGAATGCTTACATGCTATTTTATATAAAAGTACCAGTATGTGTTCTTTCTTATTTTGTCATATAATATTCAACTTTATGTAGTTAACCCTTAACTTGCTGCAGGCTACTGAGTCGACACACTGGGGATCTGCCGTAGGCAACTGTAGTCAATAGCCCGGCCTATCTCGCATTAAAAGATTGTTTTTATGTCACAAGCGCCTCGCAGCGCGTTGAGCCTCTTAAGACATGGCAACTGCCTATACTCGTGAATCCGAACCCGGAAGTGATTTCACTTTTCGCGCTGGGCCCCCAAAAATGACCCCACCCAGTGTACCCCCTCTTTCAAAAATCGGaagtttaatttcatcaaCATGCAAATGATCTTGCTGCCAGAAGGTTAAGGGTTAAACTCGCCAGTAATGCAGGATACAACGGTAATTAGGATTTAggatgtaatatatattttcaatgagtctaaatattatttttcagacaAGGACAACGGCAGATAATTCACACCAACCCGATCCTCAGGTATGTGAAACATTTTACACGttgatttttcttaaaatgtgTCATTACTTGGAATTTAGGATGcagtatatatttgtaatgagtctaaatattatttttcagacaAGGACTACGGCACATAATTCACACCAACCCGATCCTCAGGTATGTGAAACATTTTACACGttgatttttctaaaaatttgTCATAACTTGGAATTTAGGATGcagtatatatttgtaatgagtcttaatattatttttcagacaAGGACTACGGCACATAATTCACACCAACCCGATCTTGAGGTATGTGAAACATTTTACACGttgatttttctaaaaatgtgtCATAACTTGGAATTTAGGATgcaatatatatttgtaatgagtctaaatattatttttcagacaAGGACTACAGCAGATAATTCACACCAACCCGATCCTCAGGTATGTGAAACATTTTACACGTCGCCCAGCCGCCCCTGTATGTGTTTATGAGTTGTAGGTTTAGATGTTGTATTTTGGGTGTCGGAAAATGGTCGGTTTCATGTGGAGATCAGTGTGACTTGTTTGAATCTTGAATCTTGCAATGGAGTCTGATCATTTTCACACCTTTAGATTATTGTATCGCTATGAAATTGTATGTGATGGCTAAGGATTAGAATGTTATTACCGGGTACGTATATTTCTAATTATTCCATCCATCtggggcccagtttcacaaaaaggattaaagCCAAAATCGATCAAaaaaagataaactgaattaatgaagaaattaaatcgatttaagagttaaaacTTTTTGTGGAACTTGGCGGCCCATTTTACTCTACTTTATTAGTGCGAGGATGTAGTGTATCATGCTAAATTTCAGTAGGCTAGGCCTACTTGTATCCAGTCATGTGCAATATGTACATAGGATTATTAAACTAAGATGAATGTATAGTTCTCTACTCATTTATGAATTGTATTCTTTTTTATTCgcatattttatttgtaaaattgTAAAATGAACAAGTTAACTATGAAATAATAATCGATATATGTTAAGTTTATAATTCTTCTCGTTTTCACTGTCAGGAGAGGAGGAAGCCAATGcctaacgagagaaatcccagaATAGAATCAGCccaaaatgaaaagttctataGCAAAGTGGTATATATTTTGAGCAACATATATGCTAAATACTATTAGCCATAGATTATACCGATGTATATAGAATTTTACTCAAGAACTTAACATTTTTGGCTGAatctattgtgggatttctctcattattcatattgttTATCTTTCAAGACTAAGTCTCTTTTGATTTGCTTATTTTATGTGTGAGACCATAGTAAGTGAGGGCAAGTCAAAGAGGCTGGTTGCAGTAGTGATGTGCTGGAGGCATTTGGAATGACACTACACCTCCGAGGACCAGAGAAGTAGGAGCCGGTGTTTGGATGACTGATCTCGTATCTTGTCAAGGACCCTGACTTGATTGAGTACCTGGCAGACAGTCGTCCTGATTGGTCAAGTGACTTCATTTAGATAATGTAGTCACCTGGGAAAGATTTCGCACTCATCTCGGACACTAGTTTACCCCTTTTAGACCTTTTATTCCTGGAGTCGGCCATTATTCATTCATCAACCTTCAGAGGATGACATTTTCCCTTTTCACTACCAGTCCTCTAGTTCATGGAGTTTCATCGATGTTCATTGCTGCATTTGGTTGAATGACTGGACTGGTTCCAGACGTACTCTGATTGCGCACCtagtttttaaagattatagcCCTTGATTTTTTTCCTCTTACACTCGCTTGTGTGCATCCATATTGAACTCACTTGTGTGCATCCATATTTGAATGTAGTTTATAGTTTTGTCAACCCTCtacattttatatttgataGGCCTCAAACAGTCGCACTAAAGCTTCTGTGTCATGTGATCACATGCCAGATGATGATAAGTATGTTTTGAGAAATGACGTTTCCACTGAGACATGCTCATtagaaaactagaatttcATCCCATGTTAATGATAGATTTTCAGATACAAATCCTATAGATCATTCAGAGAAAGCACATGACTCTGCTAAGAAAGCATCATCTAAGTAAGTCTATCTATGaaacttattatattctaaaagGTTTTTCAGGAAAAATTTCAACAGGTCTTGATAGTCTTAATGTTTAATAATTGACTGCATTATCGTAGGATACATCTCCTTGCTCGGAATTGTGGTCTTTTGTTCTCTCCCCACCACGGATAGTttgatattaaatttaatattttcccTTTATATTGGTAcgtatgcatattttgttaaccCAATCAATTGCACATTGGTAGCCCATGATATGGTATGGTTATGTTGAGTTAGAAGGCGATGGCTTCTGCTATATGTTAACCATGGAATATTATGGTATATATGCTCAATTGATTGGCACTATGGCATTTAAAAGTCAGTGTCATTCATCTATTGCTGTATTTGTTCatcagggggtgttgaatattgaaattttggctgtcaaatattttt from Tubulanus polymorphus chromosome 11, tnTubPoly1.2, whole genome shotgun sequence encodes:
- the LOC141913183 gene encoding uncharacterized protein LOC141913183 is translated as MKFLASTTRILNFAVLWFIKALLWKEDIIYLLFAILMVLRANKDWVLSQNAYMLFYIKVPTRTTADNSHQPDPQTRTTAHNSHQPDLETRTTADNSHQPDPQVCETFYTSPSRPCMCL